The Sorangiineae bacterium MSr11367 genome window below encodes:
- a CDS encoding zinc-binding dehydrogenase yields MRTIVATRFGASDILTLVERPTPVPGIGELRVDVNVVGVGWLDTRIRAGQGPNVFRVAPPYVPGSAVGGTVAAVGDGVDQEWIGARVISRPSGGIYGGGYADTVIASPESTFRVPAGLDLSVATALMDDASTALAVFEKTPAIQGEYVLVAPGLGGLGHVLVQIARAAGATVIAAVRGAEKVAVARRLTPTVVNYAERDWPEQVLALTKHRGLDVVFDGIGGAIGASSLALLADGGRFSAYGMTSGAQTAIGEADRRRVTVVDMSQLPEFWPDTSRRVKLVLQEAALGRINPIIGQTYPLAEAAAAHADIEARRVMGKTLLLA; encoded by the coding sequence ATGCGAACGATCGTTGCAACCCGATTTGGTGCGTCGGATATTCTAACCCTGGTGGAGCGGCCCACGCCGGTGCCCGGAATCGGTGAGCTCCGCGTGGATGTGAACGTCGTTGGGGTGGGCTGGCTCGACACTCGGATTCGGGCGGGCCAAGGACCGAATGTGTTCCGTGTGGCGCCGCCGTACGTTCCGGGCAGTGCCGTCGGAGGCACGGTTGCCGCCGTCGGCGACGGCGTCGACCAGGAATGGATAGGGGCGCGCGTCATCAGTCGCCCGAGCGGCGGCATCTACGGCGGAGGATATGCCGATACGGTGATCGCCTCGCCCGAGTCGACGTTTCGTGTGCCCGCGGGGCTCGATTTGTCCGTGGCCACGGCGTTGATGGATGACGCCAGCACCGCCCTCGCCGTCTTCGAAAAGACGCCCGCCATTCAGGGGGAATATGTCTTGGTGGCGCCGGGGTTGGGCGGACTCGGGCATGTGTTGGTGCAAATCGCACGAGCGGCAGGCGCCACCGTCATCGCCGCGGTTCGCGGCGCAGAAAAGGTCGCCGTCGCCCGACGTCTAACGCCTACGGTGGTGAACTACGCGGAGCGAGATTGGCCCGAGCAGGTTCTCGCGCTCACGAAGCATCGCGGCCTGGATGTCGTGTTCGACGGAATCGGCGGGGCCATAGGTGCATCCTCGTTGGCCCTCCTCGCCGATGGCGGCCGTTTCTCCGCATATGGCATGACCAGCGGCGCGCAAACGGCCATTGGCGAGGCGGATCGGCGTCGTGTGACCGTGGTGGACATGTCCCAGCTACCCGAGTTCTGGCCCGACACCTCACGTCGCGTGAAGCTCGTCTTGCAAGAAGCCGCGCTCGGGCGCATCAACCCGATCATCGGTCAAACCTATCCTCTGGCGGAGGCTGCCGCCGCACATGCAGACATCGAGGCTCGCCGTGTGATGGGCAAGACGCTGCTGTTGGCCTGA
- a CDS encoding nucleotidyltransferase domain-containing protein, which translates to MLPIHRQVADRIIAELSKDSRIAGVAAGGSWLTGMDEYSDVDLVVAVYPESEAAVSRERFEIAKRCGPLLTAFTGEHVGEPRLLICLYGSPLLHVDLKFAALSDLGASRVEDPAILWQRNDDVSRAMGGVRAQYPQPDLQWIEDRFWIWVHYGALKIGRGELFEAIDFIGYLRQQVLGPLLLLRAGKRPTGVRRIEQASPEASAALAKTLCHHDRASCGKALRAAIDLYRELRRGRSVVVRDAAEIAAVEYLDAVVSRSTAT; encoded by the coding sequence ATGCTGCCCATCCATCGCCAAGTCGCCGACCGCATCATCGCCGAACTCTCCAAGGATTCCCGCATCGCCGGCGTCGCCGCCGGTGGCTCGTGGCTTACGGGAATGGACGAATACTCGGACGTCGATCTCGTCGTCGCCGTTTATCCAGAGAGCGAGGCCGCCGTGAGCCGAGAGCGGTTCGAGATCGCCAAACGGTGTGGGCCGCTTCTCACGGCATTCACGGGCGAGCACGTCGGTGAGCCACGGTTGCTCATTTGCCTTTACGGCTCGCCCCTGCTGCACGTCGATTTGAAGTTCGCGGCGCTCTCGGATCTGGGCGCGAGCCGCGTCGAGGATCCTGCGATCCTCTGGCAACGCAACGACGATGTGTCGCGAGCCATGGGCGGCGTGCGCGCCCAGTATCCGCAGCCGGATTTGCAATGGATCGAAGACCGCTTCTGGATCTGGGTCCACTACGGCGCGCTGAAGATCGGCCGCGGCGAATTGTTCGAAGCCATCGATTTCATCGGCTATCTGCGCCAGCAGGTGCTCGGCCCGCTCCTGCTCCTGCGTGCCGGCAAACGGCCAACGGGGGTGCGACGCATCGAGCAGGCTTCGCCCGAAGCGTCGGCGGCGCTCGCGAAAACACTGTGCCATCACGATCGCGCTTCGTGTGGAAAGGCGCTGCGAGCGGCCATCGACTTGTACCGCGAGCTGCGCCGCGGACGCAGCGTCGTCGTGCGCGATGCCGCGGAGATCGCCGCCGTCGAATACCTCGACGCCGTCGTTTCACGTTCGACGGCTACCTGA